One genomic segment of Drosophila melanogaster chromosome 3R includes these proteins:
- the RpL10Aa gene encoding ribosomal protein L10Aa: MVSKVSRDTIYVAVKNILLNSQAKGPDCLETVELQIGLRDYDPDKCKRFHGSVLLHHLAVPQLKVCVFGDQEHCYKAKAIGVDCLDVEALKKLNKDPKLTKKLSKAYDVFLASESIIKQIPRLLGPGLTNAGKFLTPLARGESMSSKIKILSTKKKHMKRMECLSVNVGHVGMHPEELARNIAISINFLVSLLKDNWQNVRSLHIKSSLGVPHQLY, encoded by the coding sequence ATGGTGTCGAAAGTTTCTCGCGATACGATTTACGTTGCAGTCAAAAATATCCTGCTGAACTCGCAGGCCAAAGGACCAGACTGCCTGGAGACGGTGGAGCTGCAGATTGGGCTGAGGGATTATGATCCTGACAAATGCAAGCGGTTCCATGGAAGTGTACTATTGCATCACCTGGCGGTTCCACAACTAAAGGTCTGCGTCTTCGGGGATCAGGAGCACTGTTATAAGGCCAAAGCCATAGGAGTTGATTGCCTAGATGTGGAGGCTTTGAAAAAGCTGAACAAAGATCCCAAGTTGACAAAGAAGTTGTCCAAAGCTTACGATGTCTTCCTGGCCTCCGAATCGATAATTAAGCAGATCCCAAGGCTACTGGGTCCTGGTCTCACCAATGCGGGCAAATTTCTTACTCCTTTGGCTCGTGGCGAATCTATGAgttccaaaatcaaaatactaTCTACCAAAAAGAAGCATATGAAAAGGATGGAATGTCTTTCCGTTAATGTTGGCCATGTTGGCATGCACCCAGAGGAACTAGCTCGAAACATAGCAATATCGATCAACTTTTTAGTGTCCTTGCTGAAGGATAACTGGCAGAATGTGCGCTCACTTCATATAAAATCATCGTTGGGCGTACCTCATCAGCTCTATTGA